A region of Polyangiaceae bacterium DNA encodes the following proteins:
- a CDS encoding DUF2169 domain-containing protein, which translates to MLLRRPVYAQPAPADGAAPLPVGIVPFRAPEPRLAVIVKVSCSLRENQDGSRSFVRSDKQEPLSLAIPSTLVGAAPDDLAYPGDFIPRKTAIDVLVSGHAYSAHPTGQINAEFHVGSVSRTFCVATSGAATMLPLTAPYLRGPDGFSPTEPIAARAAAALEEQHPADFDYSVYNAAPMSQRATELPKNGKMFLRGLVPGCEYVEAIFPTITPHAVLVSAHDNRIDVPLRCDTIFFDSDRSIAAFVFRGDVQLIPPDIFDLRHIIVWTDEPHAHRSVDDVCKDLPRGAFGFTVAAEDLAGGEPPGEPAEIDLVRYSTFDVSPEPTLSLEQYATISAELAEGKPKRDEVLRRHLFDEDRWLLEERAILGNMAEAAVKQDTAMAVRYGELFMTAQDALAEPWEKDQSVDDYIEMKAEMEAKGDPARVLGERQMRLAPWLRLERRFTRQALEDPSFAAMLEERLAVAMRRYAAEPDEPAAEEEIDL; encoded by the coding sequence ATGCTTCTTCGTAGACCCGTTTATGCACAGCCAGCGCCCGCGGACGGAGCGGCGCCGTTGCCCGTGGGAATCGTCCCCTTTCGCGCGCCCGAACCGCGTTTGGCCGTCATCGTCAAGGTTTCGTGTTCGCTCCGCGAAAATCAAGATGGCTCGCGTTCGTTCGTTCGCAGTGACAAACAGGAGCCGCTTTCGCTAGCCATTCCCTCGACACTCGTGGGCGCAGCTCCGGACGACCTTGCATACCCTGGGGATTTCATTCCTCGCAAAACGGCGATTGACGTTTTGGTATCGGGTCATGCCTACTCCGCACATCCTACCGGTCAAATCAACGCGGAGTTTCACGTGGGATCGGTTTCCAGAACGTTTTGTGTAGCAACGTCTGGCGCCGCGACGATGTTGCCGCTCACGGCCCCCTATTTGCGTGGGCCAGACGGGTTTTCGCCCACGGAACCGATCGCCGCGCGAGCCGCAGCAGCGCTCGAGGAGCAGCACCCGGCGGACTTCGATTACAGCGTTTACAATGCTGCACCCATGAGCCAGCGCGCGACCGAATTGCCCAAAAATGGCAAAATGTTCCTCCGCGGGCTCGTTCCGGGATGTGAATACGTCGAGGCCATTTTTCCGACGATTACGCCGCACGCGGTCCTGGTATCCGCACACGACAATCGGATCGATGTGCCGCTGCGCTGCGATACCATCTTTTTCGATTCGGATCGCTCGATTGCCGCGTTCGTGTTTCGCGGCGATGTGCAATTGATTCCGCCGGACATTTTCGATTTGCGGCATATCATCGTTTGGACAGACGAACCTCACGCGCACCGCTCGGTGGACGACGTGTGCAAAGACCTGCCGCGTGGCGCGTTTGGCTTTACGGTTGCCGCCGAAGATCTGGCGGGGGGTGAACCTCCAGGGGAGCCCGCAGAAATTGATTTGGTCCGTTATTCGACGTTCGATGTTTCGCCCGAACCAACGTTGAGCTTGGAACAGTACGCCACCATTTCGGCAGAGCTTGCCGAGGGAAAACCAAAACGCGACGAAGTGCTTCGCCGTCATCTTTTCGATGAAGACCGATGGCTGCTCGAGGAACGCGCCATTTTGGGAAACATGGCGGAAGCTGCGGTCAAGCAAGACACGGCAATGGCCGTGCGTTATGGCGAGCTTTTCATGACGGCTCAAGATGCGCTGGCCGAACCGTGGGAAAAGGACCAATCCGTCGACGATTACATCGAAATGAAGGCGGAGATGGAAGCAAAGGGAGATCCGGCCCGAGTGCTTGGCGAGCGGCAAATGCGACTTGCGCCATGGCTGCGGCTCGAACGGCGATTCACGCGTCAAGCGCTCGAAGATCCGTCTTTTGCAGCGATGCTCGAAGAACGGCTCGCAGTAGCCATGCGTCGATATGCAGCGGAGCCCGACGAGCCTGCGGCGGAAGAGGAGATTGATCTGTGA